GGCGCTTTTCACCCCCCGAGAGATTTTCCACGGACCAGTCGCCGGGAGGGCAACGCAGCGCCTCCATGGCAATCTCAAGCTGGTTGTCAAGCGTCCAGCCATCGACTGCGTCAATCTTTTCCTGAAGCTCGCCCATCTCGGCCATCAGCGCGTCAAAATCGACGTCCTCGGGCGGATCGCCCATGATCATGCTGATTTCATTGAAGCGGTCGATCATGTCGGCCACGCCGCGAACGCCGTCCTTCACATTCTCGATAACGGTCTTTGAATTGTCGAGCTGCGGTTCCTGCGCCAGATAGCCGACCTTGATGCCTTCGGCGGCCCAGGCCTCTCCCTGAAAGTCGGTGTCCAGACCGGCCATTACTTTCATCAGGGTGGATTTGCCCGCGCCGTTGACGCCGATGATGGCGATCTTCGTGCCGGGCAGGAACTGCAGGTGGATGTTGTTGAACACCGGCTTGTTGGCGCCGGGGAAGGTTTTTGTAAGGCCCTTCATGACGAAGCTGTACTGGACGGCCATCGGGACAATCTCTTTCGATATGCTTGGCAGGATTTCTGCACGCCGGTTAGCGAACGGAGCGCCCATTGGCAAATGCGCGCTCTTCTCCATCAGGAAGAAAAGCCTGTGGTTGATGAAAATGCCCTCCCCCCGCCGCCATGTTCGAACAGGCGATTCCTCTTCCCGATGCTCTCATAAAAGGGTGGGAATTATGTGAACTTTTATAGTAGACAACGTTCCGTCGCGTGATTCAGCCGCTTCACCGACACAGAAAAGCATTGATTTGTGCAACGCACACGTTAATGCGGGTCGCTCGCGTAGGGCCACTTATGTAACGTGCCTGACGCGGCATATTGCTATGGGAGCCGTACACAATGAAGAAGATCGCTGTTGTTTTCGCTTCGGCCGGCCTGATGGCCCTCGCCGCTTGCGGTGAGAAGCCGGCCAACGAGACCGCGAACGCTTCGAACGCTGTTGTCGAAAACGTCGTTGAGAACGCTGTGAATGCTGCCGACAACGCCGCGAATGCTGCCGACAACGCTGCGAACGCCGCGAACAACGCCGCGAACACGCTGTAATTTTCGCTTTGGTGAAAACAGGAAGGGCGGGCCGCCGATGCGGCCTGCCCTTTTTGTATGCCGGGTTATTTCCAGCTATGGTACACCGCCTCATTCCGTTGCAAAGGGCGATTGACGGGATGGAGACTTCGCCGCTAAGGCGCTCGACGATGTCGGGGAGTAGCGCAGTCTGGTAGCGCGCCTGCTTTGGGAGCAGGATGTCGCAGGTTCGAATCCTGTCTCCCCGACCATTTCGGCGCACGCGGGCTCGCATCAAGCGATAAGCCGATAACGAGGAACGCATGCCCGCGTAGAGTTGACGTGAGAACAGCCGCTTAGCCTTCGAAGCGAAGGTGAGTGATTAGCGCATCAAAGTCCCAGAAACGTGCCGATAGCCTCGGCGCCTCTCACGCTCGCTCCGCGCCAATCGCCGAAAGCGTTGTCGACGGCGGCTTCCTGATCCTCGATCCGTCCGGGATGTTCCATGACGGCCTGATGGATGGTGTCGAGAATATTATCGGCATCGGTCGCCACCGATCCCAGCCGCCATCCCGCATAACGGGGATCGTCAGCCCAATGCACCTGATGACTGTTCAGAAAGGCAACTGGCCGGGGCTCATGCAGGAACTCATAAAGCTGGCTGGATACGTCGCCCAGATATATGTCGGATGCCAACACATAGCTCATGTCAACCATCTTGCGCGAATGAAAGTCTATGATGATCCGACCGGGCACGGCCAATGCATGCCATTCAGCCATTTCATGAGCCGTCATCCCTTCGCTGATGCGAATATGGGGCGCCACGATCAGATTATAGTGATCCTGACCGGCAAATATCTCGATCAACCTTTGCGCGTCCCGCCAGGATGAAATTTTCGGATCGAAATGTGGGTTATAGAGAACAACCGGTCGCCGCCCATCGGCGAAGAGACGCGGATATTCTTTCCTCCGGGTTCGGGCGAGATAGTCGAGCTTGACATAGCCGCATTGGCGCAAGCGGCTTCGGTCTATATTCTGCTCCCGGACCGCGCGATCGACATCCTTTTTCCCCGGCACGACAATGAGGTCGAATGCTTTGAGCCGGTGTTCAGACCGAGGTGCCCGGTCCCCCGCGCCATGACGAAAATGGATGAGACTGGCATCGGCCATCCCCATTTTCCGAAGTTTGGTGGAGGTGCGCTCCGGAACCACAACGGCGCGGGCATTGTGGTGGCGCCGCGCGATCCTGTATAATAGCGGCAGTTTCTCGATAGCGGGCCGACGGAACCAGCGTCCTACCGTCCTGCTCCATGTGGGTGGCGGCGATGGCGCGATCTTCATCCCCTCCGCGCGCATGGAACGACGGACCTCGGTCAACATCTGGCCCGTTTCACGGTCGCGGTGCAGGCAAGTCACCTGAACGTCCGGATAAAGCCGCGCCGTGGCCGCGGCAACGGGGGCTAGGTGCAGGACCTGATGCACGCCACCGATGAACAGGAAGAGAATCTCGTTATCGCGGCGCCCATCTTGCCGATACGCACGCTGGCTGCTGCGGCTTGAATGAGGGGGAATGTCATGTTTCATTCTCAAATAACGAACGACTGCCCTTTTCGCGGCAGCCCGGACACCTTCCTTTCTTCCCATGTCTACGCATGACGGAGGTGGAAAATTCCCTTTGCCGGTGAACGGCGCCTAAAATTACGACCGCCGCCGCCAAATCTTGCGGGGTAAGGCCCATCCTATTCCGCGCAACGGCAGCGAACGGCTGACGCTGGACCGGAAGTTGGGGGAAGGATTTGGAGATAGATGGTGGGCCCGGCAGGACTCGAACCCGCAACCTAGCCGTTATGAGCGGCCAGCTCTAACCATTGAGCTACAGGCCCCACCTGAAGCGGGCGATAAGGGGCATCAGGCCGCTTTGCAAGCCCGCCCGCTCGTTGAAACGCTTCGCACCAATTCATCCAGCCGCACGTGGCGGACGCCACGGCGAGACAGATGGTCGAGCACGATGTCCCACCATCTGTAGAAGGCATCCATATCCTTCGCGTTCCGGACGTAGGGCGTGTGGCCGGGCTCCAGTGTCGGGGAATGAAAGCTGAAGTTCAGAACCGGCACCCCTTCATCGATCAAGGCGTCGATCGCCATCAGGGCCGCGGTCACGGGCACCCCTTCGGGCGTCAGCGGAATCCGGCTGAGCAAGCCGCCGCGCGAGAACACGGCTGAAAGCGGCCCCATGGCTTGCGATGCCCGGTAAAGGCGTTCCCCTCCCCCTCTCAGCAGGCCGATAAAGGCGGTCGACAGGGGCAGTTCGATCAATGTCCTGTCAGGACCAGCCCAATAGGGATGCACGGGCAAGCCCTGAAAATCAGGTCCATATTGGGCACTGTAGTCGAACCTGCTCCGAACCGAGCTATCGACGATGAAACCGGCTTCTTCCAGCAGACGGGCGGTGTTGCTGCCCACGCCGTAACGGCCCGCCCGATAGGCGATGGGTCTTTCCCCGAAACGCGCGGCTATCCTTTGGCACAGGGCTTCGAGCTTCGCCTGCTCCACCGCTTCGGGCAGCGATCCGGCATAGCTGTTCGCGTCCGATACCTCCTCCACATGGGGCGGGTTGACCCATGGATGCAGGTGAGCGCCGATGTCCGCAGCCCGATCGGAGACCCATTGTCCCATCATCGCGGCGGCCCGATCATCATCGATCACGGGATAATCCGTCACATAGATCGGCTGTATCCCCGCCGCCGCGAAATAGGCCTGGCCACGCGCCATGCCTTTCCATGCAGACACGCGGTGCCCCGTGCGGCTGAAAGGCGCGTTCCAGTCAAATTCCTCTTCCGTATCGACGAAAAGCATGAAACGCGTACCGAAATCGGCATTGAGCGAAATCATGTCTTCCGGCCGAGGGGGAAGCAGCAGATTGCCATCATGGGAAGCCATGGTCATAGCCCCCTTCTATCGCGCAATGGTTGCGATAGGGTTTCGCCGCTACCCCTGTTCGGCCTGCCCTTCGGTCTGGAGGAGTGCAGGCACCGACAGGAGAATCCGTTCCGATTCGATTTCCAGCGCGGCGCCGCATCCCGCCGCAAGGCTGCGGATCAATCGAAGCGAAAAACCAAGGCCGAGCAATGGGCCATCTGCCCAATCTCCCTCCGCCGTATAGCCGGGATCCAGCAGTTCCTTCTCCTCCATGCCCCTCAGCGAGGAAGGCCGGTTGAAGACCAGCATTACACGCCCCGCTCCGCCATCGGGCTGAAACCAGCAGGAACCTGTCAAGTTGTCCCCCGGCGGCGTGACGGAAACCAAGGTCCGCAGGAGATGCTGCACCATCCTCTCCGCCTGGACCGGATCGATCCGAACCGCGGGAAGGCCGGGCGACATGCGAATGTCGACGCGAGAACCGGCTTCCCGAGTTTGATCGGAAAAACGCGCCACCACCTGCGTGATCAACAGCGCGGGGTCGACCGCGTGGGGCGTGATCGGCCCGTCGCCCTGGTGCGCCTTGGCAGCCAAATCGAGTTCATCGAACGCGGCCAGGAGATGCCGGGCATCGACGGCGATCTTGCCTGCCATGTCGCGATAATGGGGACCGGCGGCTCCGAAAAGCTCCTGCTCGATGATCTCCGCAAAGCCAAGGATAGCATTGAGCGGCGTCCGCAGTTCATGAACGAGCTGACGCAAGGAGTCGGCCGGGAATCCCGCGACCGAAGCCGATGCCGCATCAGATGGAATCGCGACCTCATGGATATAGGGGCGGCGCGCCTGCCCCCGATAGCCCTGAAACCGCCCCGACCGGGGATCGAAAAAGGGTGTGGCCGACATCCGCCATTCCCCCGCAAGCGCGCCACCGACGATCTGATACCGACCATGGCGAAACCCGCTGCGCCGTGCGAATGCACCGGCCACATGCCCATCAGGGCCACTGCCGCCGTCCAGCGCCGCTTCGTTCAGCGAAAGGCCGATGAGCGCAGCGCGAGGTTTTTGATCCACCCATATGATCGCACCATGGGCATCGGTTTCGAACGCGAAGGAGCGTATCGTGGTTTCGGGGGATTGCCGCGGCTCCTCCGGCGGAGCGGAATGGCGCTTGGTCCTTGTGAACCGCTGGATCCGGTCGACCAGATTGCGAATCT
This genomic window from Sphingobium cloacae contains:
- a CDS encoding sensor histidine kinase — encoded protein: MRFNDVMQTVLSAESRSGPGAVTLWRQCVDLLAQHDRAERPMSGEDRAALLDRLTNLRTQLSEAQRIATVVELGSRLSSPALVEFFAHDRPSIAAAAIARARLSDDGWASLLSRLTPTARGVLRGRRDIGPETRRALEAFGPADLVLTTERDDAFPAEAMLLTPDMALGKASPDEDAHPAEGKSQIRNLVDRIQRFTRTKRHSAPPEEPRQSPETTIRSFAFETDAHGAIIWVDQKPRAALIGLSLNEAALDGGSGPDGHVAGAFARRSGFRHGRYQIVGGALAGEWRMSATPFFDPRSGRFQGYRGQARRPYIHEVAIPSDAASASVAGFPADSLRQLVHELRTPLNAILGFAEIIEQELFGAAGPHYRDMAGKIAVDARHLLAAFDELDLAAKAHQGDGPITPHAVDPALLITQVVARFSDQTREAGSRVDIRMSPGLPAVRIDPVQAERMVQHLLRTLVSVTPPGDNLTGSCWFQPDGGAGRVMLVFNRPSSLRGMEEKELLDPGYTAEGDWADGPLLGLGFSLRLIRSLAAGCGAALEIESERILLSVPALLQTEGQAEQG
- a CDS encoding polysaccharide deacetylase family protein encodes the protein MTMASHDGNLLLPPRPEDMISLNADFGTRFMLFVDTEEEFDWNAPFSRTGHRVSAWKGMARGQAYFAAAGIQPIYVTDYPVIDDDRAAAMMGQWVSDRAADIGAHLHPWVNPPHVEEVSDANSYAGSLPEAVEQAKLEALCQRIAARFGERPIAYRAGRYGVGSNTARLLEEAGFIVDSSVRSRFDYSAQYGPDFQGLPVHPYWAGPDRTLIELPLSTAFIGLLRGGGERLYRASQAMGPLSAVFSRGGLLSRIPLTPEGVPVTAALMAIDALIDEGVPVLNFSFHSPTLEPGHTPYVRNAKDMDAFYRWWDIVLDHLSRRGVRHVRLDELVRSVSTSGRACKAA
- a CDS encoding CDP-glycerol glycerophosphotransferase family protein, which gives rise to MGRKEGVRAAAKRAVVRYLRMKHDIPPHSSRSSQRAYRQDGRRDNEILFLFIGGVHQVLHLAPVAAATARLYPDVQVTCLHRDRETGQMLTEVRRSMRAEGMKIAPSPPPTWSRTVGRWFRRPAIEKLPLLYRIARRHHNARAVVVPERTSTKLRKMGMADASLIHFRHGAGDRAPRSEHRLKAFDLIVVPGKKDVDRAVREQNIDRSRLRQCGYVKLDYLARTRRKEYPRLFADGRRPVVLYNPHFDPKISSWRDAQRLIEIFAGQDHYNLIVAPHIRISEGMTAHEMAEWHALAVPGRIIIDFHSRKMVDMSYVLASDIYLGDVSSQLYEFLHEPRPVAFLNSHQVHWADDPRYAGWRLGSVATDADNILDTIHQAVMEHPGRIEDQEAAVDNAFGDWRGASVRGAEAIGTFLGL